A window of Cyprinus carpio isolate SPL01 chromosome A6, ASM1834038v1, whole genome shotgun sequence genomic DNA:
AAGGCTTTAATCTGATTGGTGGACCTCAATGTTCTTACTACAGAGCTTTCACTTTAAAGATGTAAAGGCAGTTCACCTTTTTGAAAATGATTCAGTGCACGTCTGAGGTTTTGAGGGCTtagaatacattttcattgtgttaTTCTGTGTCTTGCAGAAATACAGGCAGTGCATGGCAGGGCTTCTCGCCCCGCCGTATGGAGTGATGGACAGCGGGGCTACAAATGATAGTGAGTatcacacataaacatacacactcacacaacacatcAGTGATTATTTCTCAGCGATTTTCTGTTTGATGCAGGAATGCCGGACAAAGAGAATCTCAACAGCGACCCTCTCAGTTTCATGTCAAAACACCTGAATAAGGTACGATTGATTTAATATCTATTTTGACTTAAATGTCATATAGTGAAAGTTGCATCACCTCTACAGTTTAATGAGTCGTAtagatataataaaaacagtaaaaacagtaaaatacttttttattacaatttatacaaataaatgttttctattataatatattgtaaaatgtttttttgtgattgctaaactgaattttcagcatcattactccagtcttcagtgtcacatgatccatcagaaattattataatatgctaattagctgctcaagaaatgtttcttactattatcaatggtgatcaatgttaaaaacagttgtgctgctcaatatttttctAGAAActctaatacatttttatttttatttgaattctttgacgaatagaaagtttaaaagaacagcatttattaatatatatatatatatatatatatatatatatatatatatatatatatatatatatatatatatatatatatatatatatatatatatatatatatatatatatgtatatatatatatatatatatatatatatatatatatatatataatatgtatatatatatatatatgtatatatatatatatatatatatatatgtatatatatatattcctgtatATATTCCGAGTCCTGTAATTTGGACTTGCAGTGttcaaaaatcaatatttatttataaaatttttgatTCATCTTAATTTTTCTGGCACAGTTTCCTGAGAGTGACTCAAAAACCGTTTTTGGTGATTAATTTGACAGTAATTCCCATTTCCATGCACATAACTCAAGACCGCAGGCACCACTTTTACACAGATTTATgctaattatgtataattaattgaatttaaaacacCATCTGCTACCAGATGTCACTTACACTAGCAAATTGAGTGCAGGCCATTGAATCCCAATCAATGTGCTGTGTGCAGATCAGAAAATAGGCTGTGCAGGAATGTTTTTCTGTGCCTCACTCTcaacttcctctctctctgtcccgGATATTGCTTCAGGTCCCATCAGAGAAGATTTTGAGGGCAGAAAAAGTCTTACGTAATGCTATACTGGCCAGAGCTCCACACATGATCAGAGATAGAAAATATCATCTGAAAacctacaggtgtgtgtgtgtgtgtgtgtgtgtgtgtgtgttgcctaTGAAAAATGTTATATGGCACAACTTATGCATGATTTATTCAATTAGGTCATGTCTAGTATATGTAGAAACAAAGTACAGTGCATGTGTTGAGcgtggtctgtgtgtgtttacaggcAGTGTTGTGTGGGCACCGAGCTGGTCGACTGGCTGCTTCAGCAGAGCTCGTGTGTTCACAGTCGGGCTCACGCTGTGGGAATGTGGCAGGTGCTGCTGGAGGAAGGGGTCCTGAATCACGGTACACCTTTCCTGTTCGCTGTAGTGACAGCCAGCTTAACAGACGGGTCATTCCTACTATGCAGTACCTTTTCACATTTCAAATTACACTACTTAAATTGGAAATCATAttactttgatttatttgatgaCAATAAATGATcatagtgattttattttttatttatttttatgtcactACACTGGTTTgagtgtatgtttttattttaagtattgtaGATATTTCTCAATTTTCTTTTCTCTGATTCTTCCtgagttttattatattattttaacctgtGTTGggttagtattatttaaatactgttatataaattaattaaatactgtttttttttttcagttttgacttttatttttatttatttttttgtgggtggTTTTCagattcagtcatttttattaggtttttttgtgtatttttgtttagcttcaatttaattttaattacattttactaacTTAAGTACATCACCTTGTCCTTTTTTTCAGtcagttgccaatgcaacatttaatttttgtttaggtttttttagttattttttttatctattatttatattttattttattttagctttatttcaataactgaacataattttcactcattttagttttcattaacgATACGAAGTAatcagtaagtgttttttttttttttcactgacctAAAAATCACTTTCCATCATGTATTTGCAACAAGGTCTTTAAAACCTGGAGAAAGATATCTAGTGTTCCCATTCATCTCAGTCGCACTTGTTCAGCTGTCACAGCTCTATACTGCATTAAAGAAATGACCCAGCTAGTTAAACCCAGTAATagcttgatttatattttttttaatgactctaATTAGAGCTTATGAACAGATTCATGCTGCAGAACACGTATTTtatctctgttttttctttttgttatgttGACAGTCGACCATGAGCTCAACTTTCAAGATAAGTACCTCTTTTACCGCTTCCTTGATGACGAGGAGGAAGATGCAGTGTTGCCTAGCGACGACGACAAACGTGAAGCTGAGGAAGAGCTGCAGGAGACCCTCCTCTTTCTTTCCCAGATCGGCCCTGACGCACACATGCGAATGATCCTCAGGAAACCGTGAGTGGCCAACAGCGCCCCCTGCAGTATTTATTCATGTGAAAAGTGCATTTGGTTCCATATTAGGACAGAGTGCTAGATACTGTATACCTCTTCATGTCAAATTCTGCTATTGTCCATTGTTACTCTTCCTGAGCTATTTTTATGCGTCtatctttttccctttttctctttATAGGCCAGGTCAAAGAACAACTGAAGACCTGGAGATTATTTATGATGAGCTGCTGCATATCAAAGCTCTCTCTCATCTGTCTAACACTGTGAGTCCTCCATTGCAACCTCTGTGCCTCATTTCCACAGTAATAGCTGATATCATCAGCACTGGTATGAGCAGACTAACATGAGCTGTGCTGTGCTGCCCTCTGCAGGTGAAGAGAGAGCTCGCCGGTGTCCTCATCTTTGAGTCACATGCCAAAGCAGGCACTGTCTGTGAGTTTCAGTGTCTCTTTGCTGCTCTTTAAATTTTGATAGCTAAATTATACACACTTGGTACAGTTGCAAGATATATAATCATAGAACCGGTCAAAATTTTAgtgttagtaagatttttttaaaagtgagcCAAAGCTGGTTTTGAAAACTAACTTGTGCTTACTGAggctgtatttattaatttttttatttaaaaaaataaataaataaaaaataaccggAAAACCagttaatattgcaaaatattattactatttaaaattactgttttctatttttaatatcttgtaaaatgtaatttattactgtgatgaaaAAGCTGACAGTCtcgctccagtcttcagtgtcacatgatccttcagaaatcattctaatatgctgattttctgcttaagaaacctttgtaacatttgttactGAAAACATGtctgctgctaaatattttgtggaaaccatgatacattttttgtaacattgtaaatcaatttaatgcatacttgctgaaaaaagtattattttctttacaaaacaaaaaaaaacttactgatcccaaacttttgattggctATGTTTGTCTATGCTGGTTGCATAGTTATGGACCCTGTtatgaaaatatcaaataaaattatttaatttgtatcttcaTTTTTCTGGCactcactccaaacttttgaacagtagtgtaaacacTCATAGGTTGGCTCAGTCATGTTCTCTGTGTGTTCGCTTTCTATATTTCAGTGTTTAATCAAGGGGAGGAAGGCACTTCTTGGTACATTATCCAGAAGGGATCAGTAAATGTTGTTATCTATGGCAAGGTAATGTCAGCTTACATGAATTCTGTTTAttcatgttaatgttaaatgactacatgcattttaatttatttacatttttagatgatTTCAGACTGAGTCCTGTGTGTGTTTAGGGTGTGGTGTGCACGCTGCATGAAGGAGATGATTTTGGCAAACTGGCCTTGGTGAACGACGCCCCCCGCGCAGCTTCCATCGTACTCAGAGAGGACAACTGCCACTTCCTGAGAGTGGACAAAGAGGACTTCAACCGGATACTCAGGGTACACACACATCTATCAGTTATCGTTGAGACATACAAGCACCAGGAGAATGAGTAGTTAGTGAATCTTTGAACCTAGTGGCAAAATGAAATCTTGATGGCCTGTATTTTGGTTTGTGGAtatgcttgtttgtgtgtgtaggatgTTGAAGCAAACACTGTGCGTCTAAAAGAGCATGACCAGGATGTTCTGGTACTACAGAAGAGTCTCCGGCCCTCCAGCCATGGAAACATCCCAGCCCACTTCAAGTATATGATCACATCCATCAGTCTGCTCAGTTTACCCATACATTTCTTGATCCATTTACAATCAATGAATCcatccatgcatttatttaaacaaactacATTTGCTCTGTCTGGGTTTGCTGGACAGATACACTGTGATGTCAGGCAGCCCAGAGAAGATTCTGGAGCATCTGCTGGAGACGATGCGACTGGACATTCATTTCTCTGACCCAGGTACTGTACCTTCTCATTAATTGCTGAATgagagttcaccccaaaatgaaaatttgcaaagAATTCACTCAGGCCATCCcagattttggagaaatttagcattacttcagTTGcacaccaaaggatcctctgtactgaatgggtgccgtcagaatgagagtccaaacagctgataaaaacatcactataatccacaagtaatccaca
This region includes:
- the LOC109060410 gene encoding rap guanine nucleotide exchange factor 4-like isoform X3 — encoded protein: MVAVHASAHSVASSEWIICLDKRPAERSGEDVDIILARMKGVKAFEKFHPNLLQQICMCGFYEYLEKGITLYRQGDIGTSWYAVLSGSLDVKVSETANHQDAVTICTLGVGTAFGESILDNTPRHATIVSRENSELLRIEQREFKTLWEKYRQCMAGLLAPPYGVMDSGATNDRMPDKENLNSDPLSFMSKHLNKVPSEKILRAEKVLRNAILARAPHMIRDRKYHLKTYRQCCVGTELVDWLLQQSSCVHSRAHAVGMWQVLLEEGVLNHVDHELNFQDKYLFYRFLDDEEEDAVLPSDDDKREAEEELQETLLFLSQIGPDAHMRMILRKPPGQRTTEDLEIIYDELLHIKALSHLSNTVKRELAGVLIFESHAKAGTVLFNQGEEGTSWYIIQKGSVNVVIYGKGVVCTLHEGDDFGKLALVNDAPRAASIVLREDNCHFLRVDKEDFNRILRDVEANTVRLKEHDQDVLVLQKSLRPSSHGNIPAHFKYTVMSGSPEKILEHLLETMRLDIHFSDPDPALDDFVLMHCVFMPISQLCPALLAHYHSQASQGSEQERLDYSVASKRRVFSLALRWATLQGHHLLEDDTALSFLEELHGFVSNDARVLRPLKELLPELERILKQYPDDARTSQKSIKSSCDSSALERRGLQKSSQ